Proteins from a single region of Juglans microcarpa x Juglans regia isolate MS1-56 chromosome 5S, Jm3101_v1.0, whole genome shotgun sequence:
- the LOC121267297 gene encoding inhibitor of growth protein 1 homolog: MERCVDERALKSSLRGELPNKSTQQELSEEQLVKDSLSGSSSQEQAGDDGSNSTHFSGTTDSKSHLPSELAVPNDDFSELEWVSHFVDDSLSGFSLSYVVGKQKAETLTTNQSEQPENRPRPSSTTRQAIVVVVAMIEAATVANFSGMDLDLTVDPNEPTDCLCNQVSYGEMVDCDNPDCKIEFWVCWFERTTERKMEDESGVASFSRYKPCPSTA, encoded by the coding sequence ATGGAGCGGTGCGTGGACGAGAGAGCATTGAAATCAAGTTTGCGTGGAGAGTTGCCGAATAAATCGACGCAGCAAGAGTTGTCGGAGGAACAACTCGTAAAAGATTCCCTTTCCGGCTCGTCCTCCCAAGAACAAGCCGGCGATGATGGTTCCAATTCCACCCATTTCTCTGGAACCACTGACTCTAAGTCTCATCTTCCTAGCGAACTTGCCGTTCCTAACGATGATTTTTCAGAGCTTGAATGGGTTTCCCACTTTGTTGACGACTCCCTATCAGGCTTCTCTCTTTCGTATGTCGTTGGAAAACAGAAAGCTGAAACTCTTACTACGAACCAGTCCGAACAACCGGAGAATAGACCAAGACCGAGTTCAACAACACGCCAGGCGATAGTAGTGGTGGTGGCAATGATAGAAGCAGCAACTGTTGCAAACTTTTCTGGTATGGATTTAGATCTAACCGTGGATCCAAATGAACCTACTGACTGTTTATGTAACCAAGTTAGCTACGGTGAGATGGTTGATTGTGATAATCCCGATTGCAAAATAGAGTTTTGGGTGTGTTGGTTTGAAAGAACAACTGAAAGGAAAATGGAGGACGAGTCTGGGGTTGCTAGTTTCAGTAGATACAAACCTTGCCCCTCAACTGCTTGA